From the Firmicutes bacterium CAG:345 genome, the window TGCTTAATTTTTGGTGAAGTAGCCTTTTTTTCTTTGCGCGTTTTAAAAGCAAGTAATTTATCAAAAGCACGAACTAGCAATAAAAAGCACGAACTGACTATCAAAAGCACGAATATACTTTAACCCTTATTTTTTGGCCATCGGCAGTGATGCTGGTGGTCTTTTTTTATGCCCTGAAATATTTTTCAATTTATCTATCCTCATAATAAAAGATTTGAATTCCAACTGTTTTTCCATTGGCGGAACAGGCATTAACTCGTTTTTAATCATGGGTACAGTTAATTAAAAAAAGCTTAAACAAATCATGTTTTTATGATAAGATTTATTTGGAAGTTATTTTTTATGCTTAAAAATTTAAGATTGTTCTTAGCACATTGTGTTTAGGTTTGTTAGTGGGTTGTTCTTCAACTGTTTCTTGGGAAAATAACATTAATAAAGATATCATACTTCTAAAAAATAATGGTTTTCATGCATATATTTCAAATTCTAAAGAAGATTTGCAAGAATTTAATGAAGGTATTAATAAAGAAATTAAACAAGAAGGTTATAATTTTACAGTTAAGTTTGTAAATGTATATAGTATGACAGAAACACCAGACCTTACTTCAGGTTACTATATTACCTTTGAGGAATTAAGCACTAAAGAAGAGGCAAAGAACTACTTCACTTTTTTAAATAGAGAAAATAGAATGTATAAGATTTATATTTCAGGAACAATCGTTATATATACTACATCTGTAAAAGCAACGGAACTTTTAAACTATAAATTCAAATAGCCCCCCGAATAACAATAAAACTTATCTGAATAGTACCGCATACCCCGACCTCAAAAATGTGTGAGCCAGAATTTTTAAAAAACTAGATTTTAGAAAATACAATACTAAATCAAGGAGCAGAAATGCTCTTTTTTTTGATTTGAAGGAGAGAATATGAAGAAAATATTATTTTATTTATTAACGTTCACTTACTGTTTATTACAAACATTAATTGGCGGATTCGTTTATTTATTCAATTATGGATGTTTCAATCTCATCAAGTTCACGCCATAGTGCAGCATATGAATTTTTAATAGGGTGCAATTGTATCTAATAAAGCAATAAAAGAACCCCACAAAACTAACAATAATGGTTTTAATAAATTTGCTGAATGGTATTACAAATGTGGAATGTTGCAATTTTTAAGTGTCAACATAAAATTGCAGCTTTATGTTGGCGCTCGCACTATTTTTTTAAATTTTTAAACCAAAAAAAATTTGTTTTTTCCAAAATTGATTTATAATTTCTTTATGAATACAACGCCAGAAACTAAAAGATTACTTCTTCGTCCTTTAAAACAAAGTGACGCAATAGATATATTTGAAAATTGGGCAAGCGATGAAGATTTTCCTAAATATATGACTTGGAGCGCTCATAAAAATATTGAAGAAACTAAAAAAATAGTAGATATGTGGATTAAAGAATATGAAGATCCAAAAGCCATAAGGTTTATGATAGTTTTAAAATCAACTAATGAAGTTATTGGTCAAATAGATGTAGTAAAAATTGTTGATGATATTCCAGAAATTGGCTATTTAATAATGAAAAAATATTGGAATAATGGATATATGAGCGAAGCTTGTAATTGTGTAATAAACTATATATTTACTCTTGGATATAAAAATATAATTATTGAAGCAATGAAAGAAAACATTGCTTCAAATAAAGTTATTATGAAATGTGGTGGAAAATTTATTGGTTCTAAAATACAATTTTATGAAGCAAAAAACTTAAATGCCGAAGTTAATCAATATTTAATAACTTCTTCTAGGAGTTAATTATTAACATTCTATCTATTTTAAAACTTAACTTTACTATAATTATGCCATGCCCTGTTGGAGAAGCGGCTTAACTCATATCCCTCTCAATGATACATTCATGGGTTCGAATCCCGTATGGGTCACCATATAGAAAGCATAGGTTTGATACAAAAAAATAATGTATCAAGCCTTTTTTTATGCCTAAAATAGCATTATTTACGAGATTTTAGTTTATTTTTAGGATATTTGGACTGATATTAAAAATTCTCCCATCATTTCTTAAGCCTTATTTTCTTTTTATAATTATAATCAACTAGGCAATGAAAAAGTATCAGCAAGAAACCGAAAACTAAAAGGCTATACATCTTGATAATTATAAAATTCAATATATGTGGTATTTTTTAAAAATGTCAGTGTAAATCTTAATGCAATAGAAAGAAAAATTATAGAGTTAATTTTAAATGACCATGCTTTAACAGCAGAAAAACATCAATTAAAATTAATAAAACAAAAAGAACTACTAAAAGATATTTGAAAGCATTACAAGAAAAAAATATCTCGAAAGAAAATGGTCAGATAAAAATAGTTATTGAAAAATTATAAAGTAACATTTTTTAATTTTATAAAATAAATGTTGTTGTGTTATGCAAAATGAAAGAAAGATTACGTAAATTGGTAGAAACATTACACAAAAATAAGCATTACGCACTTTATATCAAAATTTTCTAAAGGCAAGCTCAAACCCTTATAAAAAATAATTTCAAGTTGATTTGTAATCTACAAAATTGTATAATGTTTTTGGGTAATGTTTATGGAAAATTTTAAAATAGTAAGATTTGTAGACAATAGTTTCGAAATTGATGTTAGAGCAGATATTAATAATGAAACTGTTTGGCTCTCACAAGATGAAATGGCATCATTATTCAATGTTGATCGCACAAGAATTGTTAGACATATTAATAACATTTATAAAGACAAAGAATTAGATATTAATTCAACATGTGCGGAAAACGCACATGTTCAAATTGAGGGAAATAGAAAAGTTAATCGTACCATAAAAATTTATAATCTTGACATGATTATTTCTGTAGGATATAGAGTAAAATCTCAAAGAGGTATTATTTTTAGAAAATGGGCAAACAAAATTCTAAAAGAATACTTAATACAAGGTTATTCCATTAATAAAAAAAGAATAGAAGTGCTTAATAAAACAATTGAAGTACAAAATAAGATGCTTGCATCATCATTAAATATCGATCAAGAAACATTAGTTAATGTTATAGAAAAATATACTAAAGCTTTAGATTTATTAGATAATTATGATCATCAATGTCTAATAAAACCAAAAGGAAAAGAAACAATATATGAATTAACATATTCTGATTGTAGAGCAATTATCGATTCAATGAAGTTTAAAAACACATCTTCTGTATTCGGCGTTGAAAAAGAAAATGGAAAATTAGAAGGAATTCTAGCCGCCGTTTATCAAAATATTTTCGGTCAAGAAGTTTATCCTTCATTAGAAGAAAAAGCAGCACATTTATTATATTTTTTAGTAAAAGATCATCCTTTTGCGGATGGATGTAAAAGAATTGCTGCAACATTATTTTTGGAATTTTTAAATAGAAATCACGCATTAATTAAAAATGGCAAAATAATAATATCAAACGATACATTAGTTGCAATTACCATTTTAACTGCTGAATCAAATCCGGAAGAAAAAGAAGTTATAATTAAACTTATAATGAATTTTTTAAGTAAAGGAATTTAGAATGAAAAAAACAATTGGGGATAAAATAAAAGAATTACGAATATCACTTGGACTTTCACAAGAAGAATTTGGAAAAAAGTTAGGCTATACCTCTAGATCATCTATTAATAAAATTGAAAAAGGAATTAACGATATTAGTTATGATAAGCTGATTTTATTAATTAAAGAATACAAAATTAATATAAAAGGATTTTTAGAAGAAGAGTGCGATCAAATTTCTAATTCAATTTCAAAAAATAATAATATTTATATTTCTTTTAGTGGAAGAAATAATGGCAATTGTTTTGATATAGCCTCTCATTTAATGAAGAAAAACGATAAATATATAGCATTTAAAGATATATCTTATAATCCTTGTTCAAATTGTGAATATCAGTGTTTTAAAGGAATATGTAAATATCGAAATGATGATATATATAAGCTTATACAGTCATCACTTACATATAAAAATTTAGTTTTATTAGTACCAATGTACTGCTCTAACCCCTCCTCTTTATATTTTACTTTTTTAGAAAGAATGCAAGATTATTTTAATAACAACAGCGATAAATGGAATATCTTTATTAAAAAATTAAAAATAATTGCGATATTTGGTAGTGAAAAAGAAACGCCTTTATTCATACCAACTTTGTTGCAATTAGTTGATGGAAATAACAACCAGATTCTAAAAATAGAAAGACATAAATATAATCTTAAAATAAACGATAAAGTGATAGAAAATAATGAATTATTAAATAAAATAGATTCTTTTATTATTTAAAAATTTTATATAATATCTTTACAAATCTAAATAAAAAAGGAAATAATTATGACAAAACAAGAAATTCAAAATAAAAGAGAATATATTTATGCTAGCATTAGAAAACAAATAAAATAAATGCATAGCATTTTAAAAGCTTTTGGCGAAATACCAGAAATTGCTAATAATGGTGATGCTAATATTCTTATCAATGAAATACTTATGAGAATTGGTTCTTCGGAAAGAGATATTCTTGTATTTAAATGGAAAACAGACGACTATATCGAAAGATACGATGAAAAACAATATCTCAACTATGTTCAAGGTAAAATACATTTTTATATTGACAGATATGATTTTTATGCTTTCAACGCTTCTTTGCGTCATAGAGATTATGAATATAAACCTATGGAAAAATAAATTCATTTTATAATCAATTCTAAAAATACATTTTTATTTTTTTCAATTATTTATAAATATGTATATAATTATGTAAGATTAAATATCGTTGGAAATAAAACTATGTTTATTTCCAAATTTTTAGGTGCTTATAATACCTAATTAAACTAGAAAAATGTTTATAAGAATGCTAAATTTATATGGAGGAAAAATATGCTTAATCAATTTTCAAGAACTCAACTAATATATGGAAAAGATGCAATGGATATTTTATCTAAAGCACATATAGCAATTTTTGGTATTGGTGGCGTAGGTGGATATGTCTGTGAAGCTTTAGTAAGAAGCGGAGTAAAACATTTTACTTTAATAGATGATGACAAAATTTGTTTAACTAATTGCAACAGACAAATTATTGCTACGACTAAAACAGTTGGTCAATATAAAGTTGATGTAATGAAAGAAAGAATTCTAAGCATTAATCCATTTGCTAAAGTAGAAACTTTGAAATGTTTCTTTTTACCATCTAATCAAGATGAATTTGATTTTACCCAATATGACTATATTATTGATGCAATAGATACCGTTTCCGCTAAAATCGCTATCATTTTAAAAGCGCAAGCTAATAACATTCCAATAATAAGTTCTATGGGAGCTGGCAATAAAGTTAATCCGATGGGATTTATGGTTAGCGATATTTATAAAACAGAGATGGATCCTTTAGCTAAAGTTATGCGTTATGAACTTAAAAAAAGAAGGGTTAAACATTTAAAAGTCGTTTATTCTAAAGAAAAGCCTTTACGTCCTTTAGAAGATCCTACAATCAGTTGCCGAACGCATTGCATTTGTCCAAAAGGAACAAGAAAATGTACCGAAAGAAGAGATATTCCAGGAAGCAACGCTTTTGTACCAACTGCCTGTGGACTTTTAATTGCTTCAGAAGTTATCAAAGATTTGACTAAACCAGTCGCCAGGGAAGAATTAAAAAAATGATTTATTTAGACTATGCAGCAAATTATCCATGCAAAAAAGAAGTTTTAGCAGCTCTAACAGAAGTAGAATTAAACTATATTGGTAACTATAATTCAACTCATACAGCCGGATTAAAATCAAAAGAAAAATTTAATGAAATAAACACTTCCATAAAGAACATTTTAAATATCGATGATGAACATGAAGTAATTTATGTTTCTTCAGCAACGGAAGCTAATAATTTAGCAATCAAAGGAATTTGTTCATCTTATTCCGGATTTGGAAAGAAAATTTTAGTAAGCGAGCTTGAACATAGTTCCATAAATGGAGCTTTAGGATTTCTTAAAGATAACGGTTATCAAGTTGAATTTATTAAAACCAATAACGATGGTAGTATTTCAATTGAATCATTAAAAGAAAAATTAAGCAGTGATGTAATTTTAGTTTGTGTGTGTTTAGTCGACGGAGAAACAGGATATATTCACGATTATAAAAAAATAAATGAAATAGTTAAAAATACCAATGCTCATTTACTTGTTGATGCAACACAAGGTGTTGGAAAATTTGACATTGATTTTAATGAATTAGATCTTGTAAGTTTCACTCCTCATAAATTTGGTGGAATAACTGGAAGTGGGTGTTTAATCAAAAGAAAAAAAACAATTTTGACACCACTTATGCATGGAGGAGAGAGTTCATCAATTTATCGCAGTGGTTCAGTTCCTCTTGGAATCATTGCTTCAATTGAAAAAGCCTTGTATCTAGCATATCAACATATGGATAAAAATTATGAAAAAGTAAAATCGGTCAATGCATATTTACTAGAACAAATAAAAAGCAATAAAAAAATAAAAATTAATTCTTTTGCTAATCCTTACATAGTTAATTTGTCAATCGATAATATTACTGGAAGAACTGCTGTTGATTATTTAAATAGCAAAGGAATATGTGTAAGCCAAAAATCCGCATGTTCAATAAAAAACACTCCATCAAAAATTATTATGGCAATATATAAAGATAAGAAAAGAGCTATATCATCTTTTAGATTATCTCTATCAGAATTAGTTACATATGAAGAAATAGATTATTTAGTAGAAACATTAAAGGAGTTAGCAAAATGACAGATGAATTTGAGCAATCAATAACAAAAAAATATCGTGATAAGCTTTGGTCTAAATTTGTTAAAGCAATCAAAGAATATCAACTAATACAACCAAATGATCATGTATGTGTTTGTATTTCTGGTGGAAAAGACTCTATGCTTATGGCAAGACTTTTCATGCAATTAAAAAAACATTCAGATTTTAATTTCGAAATTGAATATTTAGTAATGAATCCTGGCTATAATGAAATTAATTTACAAACAATTATGAACAACTTACAAAAATTATCAATTCCTGCTAAAGTTGTTGAATCAAATATTTTTGAAATTGCTAATTCACAAGATAAAAGTCCTTGTTTTTTATGTGCAAAAATGAGAAGAGGAGCTCTTTATAATTTTGCTAAGAAAATGGGATGCAATAAAATTGCATTAGGACATCATTACGATGATGTAATTGAAACAACTTTAATGAATTTACTAAATTCAGGATCTTTTCAAACAATGCTTCCTAAATTAAAATCCACCAATTTTGAGGGGATGGAATTAATAAGACCTATGTATTTAATAAGAGAAAAAGATATTATTTCTTGGAAAAATTATCATCACTTACAATTCATTCAATGTGCCTGTAGATTTACAGAAAATTGCGCAATTTGTGATAATGGAGGTGGTGGCTCCCAAAGATACGCTACAAAACAATTAATCAAAGAATTAGTTAAAAATTATAATCCACAAGTAGAAAAAAATATTTTTAAAAGTGCAGATAACGTTACTCTAGATATGATTCTTGGATATAAAGAAAAAGGTGTACATCATAACTACTTAGAAAATTACGATAAGAAAAAAAGTGAAGATTAACTATAGGAGAAAAACAAATAAATGAAAAAAATAGTCTTTAGTGATATAGATGGTACACTTCTCACTTCTGAACATAAACTTTCAAAAAACACTCTTTTTGCTATAAATAAACTTCAAGAAAAAAATATAGATTTTGTAATAATATCTGCTAGAAGTCCATCAGGAATTTATCCTATTCTTTTAAAAAACAATTTTTCTTGTCCGATAATTTCATATAGTGGAGCTTTAATCCTCGATAAAGACAAAAACGTTTTATATCATAAAGGAATGAATAAAGAAGAAGCAGAAGAAATTATTTCATTTATTGAAGAACAAAATTTTGATTTAACATGGTGCATATATTCTTTTGATCAATGGGTAGTTAAAAATAAAAATGATTCACGGATAATTAGAGAAGAAAATATCGTTGAAGCAAAAGCTGTTGAAGGAAATCTAAACACAATAGAAAAAGAAGAAATACATAAAATCTTATGCATTTGCAATCCTGATAAAACAACTTCTTATGAAGAGATTATTAAAGCTAAATTTCCAAAATTATCAATAGTAAAATCATCTCCAATCCTTCTTGAAATTATGGCAAAAAATATTACAAAAGCTACCGCCATTGAAAAATTATGTGAACTAAAAAATATATCAATAGAAAAAACTATTGCATTTGGTGATAATTACAACGATTTTGAAATGCTCACAACAGTTAAGCAAGGCTTTTTAATGGACAATGCACCTGATGAATTAAAAAAATTAATAAAACTTCATACTGATAGCAACGATAATGATGGGATTTATAAAGCTTTAAAAGAACTGTCATTATTGGATTGATTTTAAACAAACAACCTAAAAATATATTTTAAAAATGTCTATAAAATAAGAGCTGTTTTTTTAATATTCAGCTCTTATTTTTTCGTTTAATCTACAATAATTCTTTCTTTTAATATAATATCGTGAGAATTTTTTCCAATCAAAATATCAAAAGCACCTGGTTTAACATGATATTCATCATAATATGTTGAATAATAAGAAAAATCTTTTCTCTTCAATTCAATTATAACTTCTTTCTTTTCATGAGCCTTAATAAATATTTTTTCATATCCTTTCAACTCATAATCAGGTCTATATACTTCTTTTACAACTTCGCGAATATATAATTGACAAACCTCAGCTCCATCAATTTCCGTTTCATTTTCTATATCAAAGCTAACTTTATACACATCTTTAATTTGTTCTATTTTAAGATTAGAATATTCAAATTTAGAATAACTAAGCCCATAGCCAAAAGGAAATAATACAGGAACATTAAAGGTCTCATAATAACGATATCCGATATTTAATCCTTCATCATATTTCATAACAGAAGAATCATGGTATGATTTCATTGCTGGAGAATCTTCTAATTTTAATGGAAAAGTTTCAGATAATCTTCCACTTGGATTTATTTTTCCAACCAAAATATTTGCTAATGCTTTATGACCTAATTCACCACCATATCCCATATAAACAACAGCTTCAACTTTATCAATCCATGAAGACATATCAATTGCTGAACCAGCTTCTACAACAATAATAAGATGTTTAGCAACTTTAGCAAAATCATTTATTAAAATTTCTTCTTCTTTTGATAATTTAATTCCTTCTCTATCAGCACATTCAAATTCCAAATTTGCAGAATCACCAACAGCCAAAATTGTATATTCAGCTTGTGCACTATATTCTAAAGCTTTCTTTGCATTACCAACATGTGCCAAATGTCCTAATTTTTCCCAAATAGATTCATAATATTGAACATCATAACATTCTGCTTTCAAAGCTTCTTCAAGTGAAATAAAAGGTAATTCAGGACAAACTTGGCTAGATCCGCCACCACAATAATATCTAGAAGCAGGATCGCCGGTAATAAAAATTTTCTTTTCAGGTTTTAAAGGAAGAACATTATTTTCATTTTTCAATAAAACTATTCCTTCTTCAGCAATTTTCAACGCAACATTTCTTCTTTCATTTATGGACATATCCATTTTTCTTAATTTGCTTTCTTTTTCACATTTTTCAGCCAACTCAATAACTTTTACTGCAGATTCATCAAGTTTTCTTTCATTCAAGATATTTTCCTGAGCTTTTTTCATCATTAAATTATGATGATTTTCATTATATGGCATTTCTAAATTCAGTCCCGCGTTTAATGAAGCTTCAGAATCTTTTACAGCATCCCAATCCGACATTATTAAACCATCAAACTTAAAGTTATTTCTTAAAACATTATAAAGTTTATTATTTTCACTCATTCTTCTGCCATTTACCAAATTATAAGAACACATAACCGTCCATGGTTTGGCTTCCATAGCTATTTCAAATGTTTTCAAATAAATTTCATGCAAAGTCCTTTCATCAACTTCCATCGATGCCCAATGGCGAGAGAATTCGGAATTATTGCAACAAAAATGTTTTATGCATGTGCCAACGTGCATTTTCTGAACTCCTTCAATATATTTTTTTGCTAATGTTCCTGCTAAATACGGATCTTCAGAATAATATTCAAAGTTTCGTCCATTGGTCGGAAGCCTTTTAATATTAACACCAGGACCTAACACAATATCAACTTTTTGTTCTATACAATCATTTCCGATAGATTTACCAAGAAGTTTAGCTAAATCACAATTCCATGTTTGTGATAAAACTTGTGTTGAAGGATATGCTACAGATTTAATTACTTCTTTTTGTTCAGGATTACTTTTATCTAACGGTTGCCTTAATCCAACAGGTCCATCTGATAATACAAATTTGTATAAACTGCCATCTGCTGTATCATTAGACCAAAAGTCAGCTCCCATGACTAATTTAACTTTTTGAATTTTATTCAATTTAGAAATATCCATACCTCACCTCTTTACTGATATAAGTTTTAAATTTTGAAAGTGCATACATTTATAATATATATTAAAAGATATAATTATTGAAGAAATTTAAAATAAATTTATTTTTACGGCTATAAAAAATAAAAAAATATTATAGTTTTTTTACATCTTTTTTTATATTTTTTTGTTGCTTTTAAAAATTTTTACCATATATAATAGTTGCGTGAGGAAAATATATGACTTTTAATCTCATTATAAAAAAATCCTTATCAAAAATAATAGAACAAAAGTCCATAGTCTCTATATCTAGAAAATCATCTTTATTAAACTTAAATAACAACGTTTAATAAAGGTTTTTTTATTTTCCTAACAATAGTAAATTTTTATCAAATTACAAAAAGGAGAAATATGAAAAAGATTAATTTACTTTCAGCTTTATTCTTATGCACTATTCTTGCTTCTTGTGCTTCTGAAAACACTTCTAGTTCTTCCTCATATAGTAGTTCATCAACAATTAGTTCTTCCTCATCTAGTAGTTCATCAACAATTAGTTCTTCATCTTTTGTAGTTAGCTCTGTTTCATCAAGTTCGACTATTTCATCAAGCAGCACATCAAGTTCTAGCATTTCAAATAGTAGTACAAGTTCTTCATCTATTTCTTCTTCAAGTTCTTCATCTATTTCTAGTTCAACAAGCGTTCCAAGTTATGAAGGAAATATTCTTTCTTTAAATTCTAAAAATTTTAATAGTGTTGATGCTTTAGTCCTAAATAATATAACTCCAAATACTCAATACGAATCTGAATTTACTTTTGCTAAAAATGGTTCTTATCTTTCATCAAAAAGAATTACTGAAATTGAAAAAATTGAAGTTTTAGTATACGGAACATACGATAATTTAAAAATGTATGCTTCTGAAAATGCTGATGAAGAAAAATTAATTACTGCCACAAAAGAAGAAAAAACATCAGAAAATGAAGCTCAGAATAATGTTTTATATACTTATTCTTTTGATACTCCAACAGATGTCTTCTATTTAACTAACCCTTCTACTTATAATGTCCAAGTCTTTACAATTGATATTTATTATAAAGGACAAATAAATGATGCTGAGCCTGAACCAGTAGAAAAAGACATTACAATTTCTAGAGCTCTTGAAATCGGAAATGCATTGAGCTCAAGTCGTGGAACAACAGAAACCACTTATATTATCAATGGTGTTGTCACAAATATTTCCGGAAAAGAAGTTACAATTACTCAGGATGATTCCAGCATTATCGCCTATGTTCCAACACCTGTCGAGAACCTTTATATAGGTTATTCTGTAGCTTTAGAAGGTAAAATTCAAAATTATTATGGCAAAATAGAAATTGTTGAATTCACACTTTTAGATTATCTTGCTGCAACATATAATGTTGATTTACAAGAATTTGAAAACGGAATAGTTAATGTATCAAAATCTAGTGATATCAACTATGGTGAAGAAATTACTTTAACTGCTGTCCCTAACGAAGGATATAAAGTCCTATCTTTATTCATCGATAACGAAAGACAAAATCTTGATGAAAACAATTCTATTTCTCTAATAATGACTCATAATATTTCAGTAAAAGCTGAATTTATTTCTAATGATGTAGTTATCGAAGAAACTGTTACTTTAAAATATGTTTTTGCCGATTATCCTGCAGGAACACAATATGCCACTGAAACTCATAAACTTGATGAAAACACTTCTATATCAACTGAAAAAGCTCACTTTACTTCTGAGCTTCGTCTTTATAACAGCTCAACAAATGATAGTGTTGCAACAATACATTCCGCTAAGCCTATTAAATCAATTTATTTCAATGCTGGATATAGTGCTTCTGAATTATCAGTTTATGGTTCTACTGATGGAGAAACATTTGAACTTATTTCAGCATTAGTAACAACTTCAGCATATAAAGTGCTTTCTCTTGAAAACATTGAAGAATCTTCCTACACATATATTAAGCTTGATGTCACTGGTTCAAAGCAAGTTAGAATTAAAGACTTCAGCATTGTAGTTGCAAAATAAATTAAAAAGCATCATAAAAGCCTCCCGCAAAAAGGAGGCTTTTTAATTTAATAATTATTTAACTATTTCTAGTTTACCATCGACAAGTCGTTTTGTACTTTCTTTATCAAATAAGATAATACTATTTCCAACAAAATCAATTGAAACTTCTTCATTAACTTTATAGTCGATAATACCGAAGATAACCGAAGTTAAAATATCTTCTCCAATATCAACCTTGACTGTTGTTTCCATACCAGCAGGAAGAGTTGAATATACTTTAGCTTTTAAACCATCTTCACAGATACGGATGAATTCTGGTCTTATTCCTATTACAACATCTTCACTTGGTAATTCAAATTCATTATTTGCTTCAAATCTAGCAACAACATTATGGAATTTAACTTCATAAGTATTTCCTTCGATTTGTTTTGCCTTTGCTTGAATAAAATTAATAGCTGGATTACCAACAAAGTCAGCAACAAATAAATTATTAGGATTTGAATATACATATAAAGGTGGATCATATTGTTGAAGCAATCCATTTTTCATCAAACAAACTTCAGTAGCAAGAGTCATGGCTTCAAGTTGATCATGTGTAACATAAACAAATGTTGAATTAGTTGAAGAATGTAAACGTTTTAATTCCGTTCTCATCTCTAAACGCAATTTAGCATCTAAGTTCGATAAAGGTTCATCCATAAATAAAACTTTTGGATTAGGTGCTAGTGTTCTAGCAATAGCAACACGTTGTTGTTGTCCACCTGATAATTGACTTGGATATCTATCAAGATAATCTTCAATTTTTAACATTTTGACAAGTTCATCAACTCTTGCTTTAATTTGATCTTTACTCCATTTAAGATTTTCAAGGCCAAAAGCAATATTCTTATAAACTGTCATATGTGGCCATAAAGCATAGTTTTGAAATAAGAAACCAACATTTCTTTTAGCAGGAGAAATATTGATACCCTTTTTCGAGTCAAATACTGTAACACCATCGATTATAATTTCACCAGATGTTGGAGTTTCAAGACCAGCAATCATTCTAAGTGTGGTAGTTTTACCACAACCTGATGGTCCTAAAAGGGTAACAAATCCACGATCTTTGATAACCATATTAAGATTATCTACAGCAATGGAATCTCCCCATTTTTTTGTTATATTTTTTAAAATAATTTCAGGCATATATTAACCTCCTACACCTTTATCAATAGAAGCTCCTGTTAATTTATTAACTACAACATTAATAATTAAAACCGAGAGAATGATAATTAAATTGATACCATTACTAATTTGTGTACAATCATATTTTTCATAGTTTTGTAAAACTGCTGTTAAAATTGTACTACTACCT encodes:
- a CDS encoding putative uncharacterized protein (product inferred by homology to UniProt), yielding MPEIILKNITKKWGDSIAVDNLNMVIKDRGFVTLLGPSGCGKTTTLRMIAGLETPTSGEIIIDGVTVFDSKKGINISPAKRNVGFLFQNYALWPHMTVYKNIAFGLENLKWSKDQIKARVDELVKMLKIEDYLDRYPSQLSGGQQQRVAIARTLAPNPKVLFMDEPLSNLDAKLRLEMRTELKRLHSSTNSTFVYVTHDQLEAMTLATEVCLMKNGLLQQYDPPLYVYSNPNNLFVADFVGNPAINFIQAKAKQIEGNTYEVKFHNVVARFEANNEFELPSEDVVIGIRPEFIRICEDGLKAKVYSTLPAGMETTVKVDIGEDILTSVIFGIIDYKVNEEVSIDFVGNSIILFDKESTKRLVDGKLEIVK